From a single Haloarcula sp. DT43 genomic region:
- a CDS encoding helix-turn-helix transcriptional regulator, with protein sequence MTPRVSGALLLLVLVALVATPPLATAAATDPVVAQQTTGTPAPVAENTTFALAIQSNGDARWTITDTYALEENETEAFRDTGEQFAAEDDQAVWLPAFREARAEASTVTGREMSITGVDRRYEVSDRKGQLILEFTWTNFATVDGENIVVGDAFNATDGTWFGTLTADQRLVISPPPGYGVESAPSAVTDGKLVFEGQRTFEPGYLSVVYTGEQPNTQTPTDTPGSAFGGVDSVWLGGVVLLVLLVGAVGYMFRTGYADGLPSATADDDGGDSAGTAAPTSDTTDSEEVDVELLSDEERVERLLEENGGRMKQARIVSETGWSNAKVSQLLSSMDEEGRIDKLRIGRENLISFPDEDITDFDE encoded by the coding sequence ATGACCCCGCGGGTATCAGGTGCCCTCCTCCTCCTTGTCCTGGTTGCGCTGGTGGCGACCCCGCCGCTCGCGACAGCGGCTGCGACGGACCCCGTCGTCGCGCAGCAGACGACCGGGACGCCGGCACCGGTTGCGGAGAACACGACGTTCGCCCTGGCGATACAATCCAACGGCGACGCCAGGTGGACGATAACGGACACCTACGCGCTCGAAGAAAACGAGACCGAGGCGTTCAGAGACACCGGCGAACAGTTCGCGGCCGAGGACGACCAGGCGGTGTGGCTGCCGGCGTTCCGGGAAGCAAGAGCCGAGGCCAGCACCGTCACCGGCCGCGAGATGTCCATCACCGGCGTCGACCGCCGCTACGAGGTGTCCGACCGGAAGGGGCAGCTCATCCTCGAGTTCACGTGGACGAACTTCGCGACCGTCGACGGCGAGAACATCGTCGTCGGCGACGCGTTCAACGCCACGGACGGGACGTGGTTCGGGACGCTGACCGCCGACCAGCGGCTCGTCATCTCCCCGCCGCCCGGATACGGGGTCGAGAGCGCCCCCAGCGCCGTCACCGACGGGAAGCTCGTCTTCGAGGGACAGCGGACGTTCGAGCCGGGGTACCTGTCCGTCGTGTACACCGGCGAGCAGCCGAACACGCAGACGCCGACGGACACCCCCGGGTCGGCGTTCGGCGGCGTCGACTCGGTCTGGCTCGGCGGGGTCGTGTTGCTCGTACTGCTTGTCGGTGCCGTCGGCTACATGTTCAGGACGGGTTACGCCGACGGACTCCCGTCGGCGACGGCCGACGACGACGGCGGCGACAGCGCCGGAACGGCCGCGCCGACGAGCGACACGACGGACTCGGAGGAGGTCGACGTCGAACTCCTGAGCGACGAGGAGCGCGTCGAGCGACTCCTCGAGGAGAACGGCGGGCGGATGAAGCAGGCCCGCATCGTCTCCGAGACCGGCTGGTCGAACGCGAAGGTGTCACAACTGCTCTCCTCGATGGACGAGGAGGGCCGCATCGACAAGCTTCGTATCGGCCGGGAGAACCTCATCTCCTTCCCGGACGAGGACATCACCGACTTCGACGAGTGA
- a CDS encoding DUF7096 domain-containing protein, which produces MRPLPAVGVILLMVVSVAAPVAGFAPPAQTADGSGQLPQITAVDNTTNHLAIPASDVMSTTYNRSSLDVGVAVAAGSRDIRSDYATTNFERQFFQQDSELARDRLVDETLTDIESQRTDLERRHRVAIQRYASGAITATEFLRQRALVDAESRQLADRLERVRTAAGTAPDYSLSPDQRFRLENNRGVLRTYRGPISQRISAETAGTTEPHAVYVEASAEGYMLSTVADGRYTRETYLGQDREPTAVDQFAQTDDPLGAVNTRAESLYPWLYSEQYPSVQAYGRSAIYQIQADHPNGQLTAYLDGGTTNVFYETQHLELTTVDRSEVATNVNGSVRVRVQQSFESGPLLLTVTDNSTGATTDATVRINGKRIGTTGADGALWTVEPRGQYTVTATTQAGDRVRVPVSGAA; this is translated from the coding sequence ATGCGTCCCCTCCCCGCAGTCGGTGTGATCCTCCTCATGGTCGTCTCGGTGGCCGCTCCGGTGGCCGGGTTCGCCCCGCCGGCACAGACCGCCGACGGCAGCGGTCAGTTGCCACAGATCACGGCCGTCGACAACACGACGAACCACCTGGCAATCCCGGCCAGCGACGTCATGTCGACGACGTACAACCGGTCTTCGCTCGACGTCGGCGTCGCGGTCGCGGCCGGGTCCCGCGACATCCGGAGCGACTACGCGACGACGAACTTCGAGCGGCAGTTCTTCCAGCAGGACAGCGAACTCGCCCGCGACCGCCTGGTCGACGAGACGCTGACCGACATCGAGAGCCAGCGGACGGACCTGGAACGACGGCACCGGGTCGCAATCCAGCGGTACGCCAGCGGTGCGATAACCGCCACGGAGTTCCTGCGACAGCGCGCGCTGGTCGACGCCGAGTCCCGGCAGCTGGCCGACCGGCTCGAACGGGTTCGGACGGCCGCCGGCACCGCGCCGGACTACTCGCTGTCGCCGGACCAGCGCTTCCGGCTGGAGAACAACCGGGGCGTGCTCAGGACGTACCGCGGCCCGATAAGCCAGCGCATCAGCGCCGAAACCGCTGGGACGACCGAGCCCCACGCAGTGTACGTCGAGGCGTCCGCGGAGGGCTACATGCTGTCGACGGTCGCCGACGGGCGGTACACGCGCGAAACGTACCTCGGTCAGGACCGCGAGCCGACGGCGGTTGACCAGTTCGCCCAGACCGACGACCCCCTCGGTGCGGTCAACACGCGGGCGGAGAGCCTCTACCCGTGGCTCTACAGCGAGCAGTACCCGTCCGTCCAGGCCTACGGCCGGAGCGCGATATACCAGATTCAGGCCGACCACCCGAACGGACAGTTGACCGCCTACCTCGACGGCGGCACGACGAACGTCTTCTACGAAACCCAGCACCTCGAACTGACGACGGTCGACCGGTCGGAGGTGGCGACGAACGTGAACGGGTCGGTCCGCGTCCGCGTCCAGCAGTCCTTCGAGTCGGGACCGCTGCTACTCACGGTCACCGACAACAGCACGGGCGCTACGACGGACGCGACCGTCCGGATAAACGGCAAGCGAATCGGAACCACCGGCGCTGACGGCGCTCTCTGGACGGTCGAACCCCGCGGGCAGTACACGGTCACCGCCACCACGCAGGCCGGCGACCGCGTGCGGGTCCCTGTCAGCGGGGCGGCGTAA
- a CDS encoding methyltransferase domain-containing protein, translated as MGVLENKARARTFYKYLSKVYDQINPFIWDERMRDEAIDMLDLSPDDRVLDVGCGTGFATEGLLEHVDTVYGLDQSPHQLSKAYEKFGKFGDVRYHLGDAERLPFKDDSFDVVWSSGSIEYWPNPVEALAECRRLTKPGGRVLIVGPDYPNSTVFQKMADAIMLFYDEEEADRMFTEAGFEEFEHHIQQSRPGSPRAITTIAQVPE; from the coding sequence ATGGGAGTCCTCGAGAACAAAGCCCGCGCGCGGACGTTCTACAAGTACCTCTCGAAGGTGTACGACCAGATCAACCCCTTCATCTGGGACGAGCGGATGCGCGACGAGGCAATCGACATGCTCGACCTCTCGCCCGACGACAGGGTTCTCGACGTCGGCTGTGGCACCGGCTTCGCCACCGAGGGGCTCCTCGAACACGTCGACACGGTGTACGGGCTCGACCAGAGCCCCCACCAGCTCTCCAAAGCCTACGAGAAGTTCGGCAAGTTCGGCGACGTCCGCTACCACCTCGGCGACGCCGAGCGGCTACCGTTCAAGGACGATAGCTTCGACGTCGTGTGGTCCTCGGGCTCAATCGAGTACTGGCCCAACCCCGTCGAGGCCCTCGCCGAGTGCCGGCGGCTGACGAAGCCCGGCGGCCGGGTCCTCATCGTCGGCCCCGACTACCCCAACTCGACCGTCTTCCAGAAGATGGCCGACGCCATCATGCTGTTTTACGACGAGGAAGAGGCCGATAGGATGTTCACCGAGGCCGGGTTCGAGGAGTTCGAACACCACATCCAGCAGTCCCGGCCCGGTAGTCCGCGTGCGATTACGACGATTGCGCAAGTGCCCGAATAA
- the ahaH gene encoding ATP synthase archaeal subunit H, with protein MPRPEVLDRIQEAEQEADEIVAEAEQDREDRIAEAREEAEEIRETAREEAESAAEDRLESAREEIEAEREQLIEDGESAREDLEQQASEQIDEVVEYVTDLFEEAVHAQT; from the coding sequence ATGCCACGGCCAGAAGTTCTCGACAGGATACAAGAGGCCGAGCAGGAGGCCGACGAAATCGTCGCAGAGGCCGAACAAGACCGCGAGGACCGCATCGCGGAGGCTCGCGAGGAAGCCGAGGAAATCCGCGAAACCGCGCGAGAGGAGGCCGAATCGGCTGCCGAGGACCGCCTCGAATCGGCTCGCGAAGAGATCGAGGCCGAGCGCGAGCAGCTCATCGAGGACGGTGAGAGCGCCCGCGAGGACCTCGAACAGCAGGCCAGTGAACAGATCGACGAGGTAGTCGAATACGTCACAGACCTGTTCGAGGAGGCGGTGCATGCTCAGACCTGA
- a CDS encoding V-type ATP synthase subunit I encodes MLRPEKMCRVSVTGSKRTMERTIEAVHDLDMLHVTEYDGSWDGFEPGNSLSGTNEVSDKLVTVRSLQSILDVSEEDAGPTRVVTDEAIEEQLEAVRTAVNDLDDRRDEVRDELRAVEDRINTMAPFVTLGIDLDLLRGYDSLSVVVGEGDSDEIEAELEDSDVGTFELFTEDGVVAVFAQAEKDALQDALVGATFSRLEIPDGDGDPSTYLEELEHEKQQLESKLSTVEDELDELRLDHAGFLLAAEEKLAIEAQKGEAPLTFATTENAFIAEGWIPDERYAEFERAVSDAVGDAVDIDKIEIAEYDSEGHAESHEEVEREGGNGGEPVGSSVDAPESGRQPQETVADGGVITMGDDAPPVIQDNPSGVRPFEDLVEVVNRPKYGEFDPTVAFFLTFPAFFGFMIGDLGYGLLYLALGYGLYSKVDSDVLKSLGGVGMWAGGFTALFGVLYGEVFGLHQLGEIVWGGHPPMHKGLQPAYSNYALAWLTLSLLAGTAHLAAGWVFDFVENLSHGLWDAITESGSWLLMLFGLWAWVFSGANGAAPDFLYTAEAGVFAGNPYAWGFTGLPAINLFTIPGLGAPFSAWLILFFAGIVLLALADPIEVVEFLNVLVNVLSYTRLAAVLLAKAGMAFVVNLLFFGAYVDSKGGWHFGIGGMPTIPEGTESVMYHGYEVTSVTFPGLVHSGIAAALVGVLILVIGHLLVLVLGITSAGLQGVRLEYVEFFGKFFEGGGKQYNPFGYERNYTTED; translated from the coding sequence ATGCTCAGACCTGAGAAGATGTGCCGCGTCTCGGTGACGGGGTCGAAGCGAACGATGGAGCGGACTATCGAGGCCGTCCACGACCTCGATATGCTCCACGTCACCGAATACGACGGCTCCTGGGACGGGTTCGAACCGGGGAACTCGCTTTCGGGGACCAACGAGGTCTCCGATAAGCTCGTCACGGTTCGCTCGCTGCAGTCCATCCTCGACGTCAGCGAAGAAGACGCCGGTCCGACCCGCGTCGTCACCGACGAGGCCATCGAGGAGCAACTCGAAGCGGTCCGCACGGCGGTCAACGACCTCGACGACCGGCGCGACGAGGTCCGTGACGAGCTCCGGGCCGTCGAGGACCGCATCAACACGATGGCGCCGTTCGTCACGCTCGGCATCGACCTGGACCTTCTCCGCGGCTACGACTCGCTGTCCGTCGTCGTCGGCGAGGGCGACAGCGACGAAATCGAGGCCGAACTCGAAGACAGCGACGTCGGGACCTTCGAGCTGTTCACCGAGGACGGCGTCGTCGCCGTGTTCGCACAGGCGGAAAAAGACGCCCTGCAGGACGCGCTGGTCGGGGCGACGTTCTCCCGGCTCGAAATCCCGGACGGCGACGGCGACCCGTCGACGTACCTCGAGGAGCTGGAACACGAGAAACAGCAGCTCGAATCGAAGCTCTCGACCGTCGAGGACGAACTCGACGAGCTCCGGCTCGACCACGCCGGGTTCCTGCTCGCCGCCGAGGAGAAACTGGCCATCGAGGCCCAGAAGGGCGAAGCGCCGCTGACGTTCGCGACGACGGAGAACGCCTTCATCGCCGAGGGCTGGATTCCCGACGAGCGCTACGCGGAGTTCGAACGCGCCGTCTCCGACGCCGTCGGCGACGCGGTCGACATCGACAAGATAGAGATAGCCGAGTACGACAGCGAGGGCCACGCCGAGTCCCACGAGGAAGTCGAGCGCGAGGGCGGCAACGGCGGCGAACCCGTCGGCAGTTCCGTCGACGCGCCTGAAAGCGGGCGCCAACCCCAGGAGACCGTCGCCGACGGCGGCGTCATCACCATGGGCGACGACGCGCCGCCGGTCATCCAGGACAACCCGAGCGGGGTCCGGCCGTTCGAGGACCTCGTCGAGGTCGTCAACCGGCCGAAGTACGGCGAGTTCGACCCGACGGTCGCCTTCTTCCTGACGTTCCCGGCCTTCTTCGGGTTCATGATCGGCGACCTCGGGTACGGGCTACTGTACCTGGCGCTGGGCTACGGGCTGTACTCGAAGGTCGACAGCGACGTGCTGAAGAGCCTCGGTGGCGTCGGCATGTGGGCGGGCGGATTCACCGCGCTGTTCGGCGTGCTGTACGGCGAAGTCTTCGGGCTCCACCAGCTCGGCGAAATCGTCTGGGGCGGTCACCCGCCGATGCACAAGGGGCTCCAGCCGGCATACTCCAACTACGCGCTGGCCTGGCTGACGCTGAGCCTGCTCGCCGGGACGGCGCACCTCGCCGCGGGCTGGGTGTTCGACTTCGTCGAGAACCTGAGCCACGGCCTCTGGGACGCCATCACCGAGAGCGGCTCCTGGCTGCTGATGCTGTTTGGCCTCTGGGCGTGGGTGTTCTCCGGTGCGAACGGCGCAGCGCCGGACTTCCTCTACACTGCCGAGGCGGGCGTCTTCGCCGGGAACCCGTACGCGTGGGGCTTTACGGGACTGCCTGCTATCAACCTCTTTACGATTCCGGGGCTGGGCGCGCCGTTCTCGGCGTGGCTGATTCTCTTCTTCGCCGGTATCGTGTTGCTGGCCCTCGCCGACCCCATCGAGGTCGTCGAGTTCCTCAACGTGCTGGTGAACGTCCTGTCGTACACGCGGCTGGCCGCCGTGTTGTTGGCCAAGGCCGGGATGGCCTTCGTGGTCAACCTCCTGTTCTTCGGGGCCTACGTCGACAGTAAGGGCGGTTGGCACTTCGGTATCGGTGGCATGCCGACGATACCCGAAGGGACGGAGTCGGTGATGTATCACGGCTACGAGGTCACGAGCGTGACCTTCCCCGGGCTCGTCCACTCCGGCATCGCCGCCGCGCTGGTCGGGGTACTCATCTTGGTCATCGGGCACCTGCTCGTGCTGGTGCTGGGTATCACCAGCGCCGGCCTGCAGGGCGTCCGACTCGAGTACGTGGAGTTCTTCGGTAAGTTCTTCGAGGGCGGCGGGAAGCAGTACAATCCGTTCGGCTACGAGCGCAACTACACGACTGAAGACTGA
- a CDS encoding F0F1 ATP synthase subunit C has product MIETIALLVNAVLQEGASAPAIPASAGAALAVGLAALGSGYAERGIGAAAVGAIAEDESMFGRGLILTVLPETLVILALVVVFVV; this is encoded by the coding sequence ATGATCGAAACCATCGCACTCCTTGTCAACGCAGTACTGCAGGAAGGTGCCAGTGCTCCAGCTATTCCGGCTTCCGCCGGCGCAGCGCTCGCAGTCGGACTCGCCGCGCTCGGTTCGGGGTATGCGGAACGTGGTATCGGGGCCGCCGCCGTCGGCGCAATCGCTGAGGACGAGAGCATGTTCGGCCGCGGGCTCATCCTAACAGTCCTGCCGGAAACGCTCGTCATTCTCGCGCTTGTCGTCGTCTTCGTCGTCTAA
- a CDS encoding V-type ATP synthase subunit E produces the protein MSLQTVVEDIRDEARARAQEISDEADERAEEIIADAEADAEQIREDREAEVERTIEQEREQRLSSAKLEAKQARLNARRDILEDVHGDVEDALAALEGDRREELTRALLDAAVDEFDDSDELSVYGRASDQSLLEDVLEDYDGATYAGERDCLGGVVVESSESRVRVNNTFDSILEDVWEDNLKAISNRLFEDQ, from the coding sequence ATGAGCCTTCAAACAGTCGTAGAGGATATCCGCGACGAGGCCCGCGCGCGTGCTCAGGAGATTAGCGACGAGGCCGACGAACGTGCCGAGGAGATAATCGCCGACGCCGAGGCCGACGCCGAGCAGATCCGCGAGGACCGCGAGGCCGAGGTCGAGCGGACCATCGAGCAGGAGCGGGAGCAGCGGCTCTCCTCCGCGAAGCTCGAGGCCAAGCAGGCCCGACTCAACGCCCGGCGTGACATCCTCGAAGACGTTCACGGCGACGTCGAGGACGCGCTCGCGGCCCTCGAAGGGGACAGACGAGAGGAACTGACACGCGCACTGCTTGACGCCGCCGTCGACGAGTTCGACGACAGCGACGAGCTGTCGGTGTACGGCCGTGCGTCTGACCAGTCGCTTCTCGAGGATGTACTCGAAGACTACGACGGCGCGACCTACGCCGGCGAGCGGGACTGCCTCGGCGGCGTCGTCGTCGAGAGCAGCGAGTCACGAGTCCGTGTCAACAACACGTTCGATTCCATCCTGGAGGACGTCTGGGAGGACAACCTGAAAGCAATCAGCAACCGCCTGTTCGAAGACCAATGA
- a CDS encoding V-type ATP synthase subunit C encodes MSSRTGTSGQGSNYEYVIARVRARSAALFDDDDYRKLVRMGTGEIARFMEETEYETEMNALGSRYDGVDLVEYALNRNLAKHFDDLLRWSEGALYDYIARYLRKFDVWNVKTVIRGLYSDAERTEVEDDLIRAGEFTDRRIEDLLNAGSIEEVVERLDDTIFGESLAEAFDVYEESGVLVPLENALDRAFYETLLSGLPDNPEVDSPTGLYVEFLETEVDFRNLRNALRLAHSGADIDPSEYFIEGGQLFDEQTVAQLSTNLDQLVGAVRESRYGEDLDQALSALEEADNLIDFERALDAALLEYADRLSNRYPLSVCPVLSYVLAKEREVDNIRAIARGREAGLGPDEVEQELVIL; translated from the coding sequence ATGAGTTCGCGAACGGGAACGAGCGGCCAGGGAAGCAACTACGAGTACGTCATCGCGCGGGTCCGAGCCCGTAGCGCGGCGCTGTTCGACGACGACGACTACCGGAAACTGGTCCGCATGGGGACGGGCGAAATCGCCCGCTTCATGGAGGAAACCGAGTACGAGACCGAGATGAACGCGCTCGGCTCCCGGTACGACGGCGTCGACCTCGTCGAGTACGCGCTGAACCGGAACCTCGCGAAACACTTCGACGACCTGCTTCGCTGGTCCGAGGGGGCGCTGTACGACTACATCGCCCGCTACCTGCGGAAGTTCGACGTGTGGAACGTCAAGACCGTCATCCGCGGGCTCTACTCCGACGCCGAACGGACGGAGGTCGAGGACGACCTCATCCGGGCGGGGGAGTTCACCGACCGGCGCATCGAGGACCTGCTGAACGCCGGCTCTATCGAGGAGGTCGTCGAGCGACTCGACGACACTATCTTCGGCGAGTCGCTGGCTGAGGCCTTCGACGTCTACGAGGAGAGCGGCGTCCTCGTGCCCTTGGAGAACGCGCTCGACCGCGCGTTCTACGAAACGCTGCTGTCGGGGCTGCCGGACAATCCGGAGGTCGACAGCCCGACCGGGCTGTACGTCGAGTTCCTCGAAACCGAGGTCGACTTCCGGAACCTCCGGAACGCGCTCCGGCTGGCCCACAGTGGTGCCGACATCGACCCCTCCGAGTACTTCATCGAGGGCGGCCAGCTGTTCGACGAACAGACGGTCGCGCAGCTGTCGACGAACCTCGACCAGCTGGTGGGGGCCGTCCGCGAGAGCAGGTACGGTGAGGACCTCGACCAGGCGCTGTCGGCGCTCGAAGAGGCCGACAACCTCATCGACTTCGAGCGGGCGCTGGACGCGGCGCTGCTCGAGTACGCCGACCGGCTCTCGAACCGCTATCCGCTGTCGGTCTGTCCGGTGTTGTCGTACGTCCTCGCGAAGGAGCGCGAGGTCGACAACATCCGGGCCATCGCCCGCGGTCGCGAGGCCGGCCTCGGTCCCGACGAAGTCGAACAGGAGCTGGTGATACTATGA
- a CDS encoding V-type ATP synthase subunit F, whose protein sequence is MSQEIAVIGSPEFTTGFRLAGVRKFADVPAEEKDEQLDDAVEEMLNDDDVGIVVMHDDDLSHLSRGVRQDAETSVEPVMVTLGGGTGSGGLREQIKRAIGIDLMDED, encoded by the coding sequence ATGAGCCAGGAGATAGCTGTCATCGGGAGCCCGGAGTTCACGACGGGCTTTCGGCTAGCTGGCGTCCGCAAGTTCGCGGACGTGCCTGCCGAGGAGAAAGACGAGCAACTCGACGACGCCGTCGAGGAGATGCTCAACGACGACGACGTCGGCATCGTCGTGATGCACGACGACGACCTGTCGCATCTCTCACGCGGTGTCAGGCAGGACGCGGAGACGAGTGTCGAGCCGGTGATGGTCACGCTCGGCGGCGGCACTGGGAGCGGCGGACTGCGTGAACAGATAAAACGAGCCATCGGTATCGACCTGATGGACGAGGACTAA
- a CDS encoding ATP synthase subunit A yields the protein MSQATDTDVREDGIIESVSGPVVTARDLDARMNDVVYVGSEGLMGEVIEIEGNITTIQVYEETSGVSPGEPVEGTGSPLSVDLGPGMLDAIYDGVQRPLDVLEEKMGSAFLDRGVDAPGIDLEKTWEFTPEVEEGDEVEAGDIVGTVPETPSIDHKVMVPPDSDGGEVVAIESGNFTVEETVVELDSGEEIQMHQEWPVRQQRPTVEKETPTEPLISGQRVLDGLFPIAKGGTAAIPGPFGSGKTVTQHQLAKWADADIVVYVGCGERGNEMTEVIEDFPELEDPTTGNALMDRTCLIANTSNMPVAARESCVYTGITIAEYFRDMGYDVALMADSTSRWAEAMREISSRLEEMPGEEGYPAYLSARLSEFYERAGYFENINGTEGSVSVIGAVSPPGGDFSEPVTQNTLRIVKTFWALDADLAERRHFPSINWNESYSLYRDQLDPWFEENVRDDWSETRQWAIDTLDEEAELQEIVQLVGKDALPEDQQLTLEIARYLREAWLQQNAFHDVDTFCEPEKTYRIMNAAKTYNDAAFEALDAGVPVEEITDIDAAPRLNRIGVQEDYNEYIDDLEDDIESQLRELY from the coding sequence ATGAGTCAAGCAACAGACACAGACGTCCGCGAGGACGGCATTATCGAAAGCGTCTCGGGACCGGTCGTAACGGCTCGGGACCTCGACGCCCGGATGAACGACGTCGTCTACGTCGGTTCGGAAGGGCTGATGGGCGAGGTCATCGAGATAGAAGGAAACATCACCACGATTCAGGTGTACGAGGAGACCTCCGGCGTCTCCCCCGGCGAACCCGTCGAAGGGACGGGCTCGCCCCTCTCCGTGGACCTCGGGCCGGGCATGCTCGACGCCATCTACGACGGCGTCCAGCGCCCGCTCGACGTCCTCGAGGAGAAGATGGGGTCGGCGTTCCTCGACCGCGGCGTCGACGCGCCGGGTATCGACCTGGAGAAGACCTGGGAGTTCACCCCCGAAGTCGAGGAAGGCGACGAGGTCGAGGCCGGCGACATCGTCGGCACCGTCCCCGAGACGCCGAGTATCGACCACAAAGTGATGGTCCCGCCCGACTCCGACGGCGGCGAGGTCGTCGCCATCGAATCGGGCAACTTCACCGTCGAGGAGACGGTCGTCGAACTGGACAGCGGCGAGGAAATCCAGATGCACCAGGAGTGGCCGGTGCGCCAGCAGCGGCCGACCGTCGAGAAGGAGACGCCGACGGAGCCGCTCATCTCCGGCCAGCGCGTGCTCGACGGCCTGTTCCCGATTGCGAAGGGCGGGACGGCCGCCATTCCCGGTCCCTTCGGCTCCGGGAAGACGGTCACGCAGCACCAGCTCGCCAAGTGGGCCGACGCCGACATCGTCGTCTACGTCGGCTGTGGCGAGCGCGGCAACGAGATGACCGAAGTCATCGAGGACTTCCCGGAACTCGAGGACCCGACCACCGGCAACGCGCTGATGGACCGGACCTGCCTCATCGCCAACACGTCGAATATGCCCGTTGCGGCACGTGAGTCCTGTGTGTACACGGGTATCACCATCGCGGAGTACTTCCGCGACATGGGGTACGACGTGGCGCTGATGGCCGACTCCACCTCCCGGTGGGCCGAGGCCATGCGCGAAATCTCCTCCCGGCTCGAGGAGATGCCCGGCGAGGAGGGGTACCCCGCGTACCTCTCCGCTCGCCTGAGCGAGTTCTACGAGCGCGCCGGCTACTTCGAGAACATCAACGGCACCGAGGGGTCGGTCTCCGTCATCGGGGCCGTCTCGCCCCCGGGCGGGGACTTCTCGGAACCGGTCACCCAGAACACGCTGCGTATCGTCAAGACGTTCTGGGCGCTGGACGCCGACCTCGCCGAACGCCGGCACTTCCCCTCTATCAACTGGAACGAGTCGTACTCGCTGTACCGCGACCAGCTCGACCCGTGGTTCGAGGAGAACGTCCGGGACGACTGGTCGGAGACGCGCCAGTGGGCCATCGACACGCTGGACGAGGAGGCCGAACTGCAGGAAATCGTCCAGCTCGTCGGGAAGGACGCGCTGCCGGAGGACCAGCAGCTGACGCTGGAAATCGCCCGCTACCTGCGCGAGGCGTGGCTCCAGCAGAACGCCTTCCACGACGTCGACACCTTCTGTGAGCCCGAGAAGACCTACCGCATCATGAACGCCGCCAAGACGTACAACGATGCGGCCTTCGAGGCGCTGGATGCCGGTGTTCCCGTCGAGGAAATCACCGACATCGACGCCGCACCGCGGCTCAACCGTATCGGCGTGCAGGAAGACTACAACGAGTACATCGACGACCTCGAAGACGACATCGAGTCACAGCTCAGGGAGCTGTACTAA